Part of the Odontesthes bonariensis isolate fOdoBon6 chromosome 15, fOdoBon6.hap1, whole genome shotgun sequence genome, GTATAATAGGAGAGAGTTTCACTTGCCATTATTTAGTCCAGACGCCCcaccaaagaaaaactaaacatgtGAGGTAATAGATGTGAAGCAAAGGTGACACCTTCAGCGGCAGAGGTGGGCCTCCCCCTAagttggggatcagacacaagTTGACAGATGACACTGAACACACCCTTATTAAAAAATAATGGCGTTTCACTGCTCAGCCTGGCCCACTCGCTCCACAAACACTCACGCACGTACACAAAGGCAGGTAACATCCATGAAGACAATCAAAGCACAGCTCACAGGATCATACAAGACAAAACCTCAAGAACTGTGTACCCCCGACACGTGACATTCTGCCAgcttacacacacgcattcctgcacacagacatgcacacaagcCCCTCTGGAAGCTGACACCATTCGGAGCTGTCAGGGAGGAAAGTTACATTCATGACTCTGATGGCCAGGCTTTACCAAGGCTGTTATCTGCAAACACGATCCAGCAAAGTCATTTAGGCAGCAAAACTCATGACTGAGGGAGCAGACAGGCCGAAAGAAACCGACACTGATCAAATGGGCTCGTTTTTCTCCAGGCAGCTCTGCACTCACTGGAGCTGCGCTTCAATAACAAAAGACAAAAGATAGATAACCGCGCTTGACCACAGCAGCGCTGAAATGAAAGGGCGTCCGTGTCAGAAGTGTAGCACTGTTGTCCATCTGAACCCTTGTGTCTGCTTTGAGTTCTCTGGCCACAGATTGCATGTGAGAACTTTGAGGCTGCTTCATGCGTACAGTTTATGGAAGAGGCAGAACTGCACAAAATTTCAGAGCAAAACGGAAGGAACAGATAAAAGCCCAACAGATGaagtcaattttttttaagctaatcTTTTAGATTTCCTGTCTATTTGATCATCTAACAACTCTTTGATCATTTATTCATCCTTAACTACTTGAAGCAGTTTCTGACCCCAGAGTGAACATTTTAAAGAGATACGTTAAATACACAGTGTTTGGAGATATCTCCTTCAGATGGGTGATCATTACACCCATTTCTGTCTTTGTAGAACTTTTGTTAGAGTTCATGAACCTGCTTCATCTTGTTTTCGTAAAACTCATGGCATAAAGATGGAATAGTTAGACATATATAGCACAAGCtgcatttttatatatatatatatatatatatatatatatatatatatatatttgtatatacagCTCCAGAGCTGTTGGTCTTCATGTTTCGCTAATAGGCCCACATAACCTCTAGAGGGTTTTGTTGTGAATTGTGTCATCCCTGGCTCGACTTCTTAATGTAATTTACTCCCATAGGACTCTAACAGAGTTCTTTCTCTGGAAGCAGAGCCCCTGACTCTCCTTTTCTTTAGGTTTTTGAATCCTTGTCGGTAGGCCTTCTCAACTCCAAAACCTTCTCCCGTTACATTGGCTGCAAGCTACCTGCGCTCCCTCTACTTTTTGCACTCATGGGCCTCCTCTACCTCATCCCCCAAAGCCACTGCAAGCTCAAAGATGTAAATGAGATGGAGTGAGGCACGAGGTAACACAAGTTCTGGTCTAAGGTGGATTGATGCAATTTCAGCTGGAAACCGAAACCTCTGGCTTAAGTATCCAACCAATATCCAACCACAAGCCATCAGGTGTCTGCAGAGTCTCCATATGGTTGTACGGTTGTTGCTGGCTAGTGGAATGCACCGGGGGATTGATCTTTTTATCTAATACTCAACAAGAAAGCCAAGAAACACATGATTTCCCCATATATTTAATGATGCCTTGAGGAAAAGAAGATCATGGTGGTTCACTGGTTGCAATTAAAGTGCTTCTCAAAGGCTAATGTCTTCTGTGTGGCCCCTAAAGGAAAAAGGCTTGAGATGCATCTTTAGCTCAGAAATTATGGCTGGTAATAACCTCTGTATAAATGTCACAATAATTGTTCAACCTCTTCATTGGCTTAATGACGTTAATTAGGACCACTTAGTCATCCTTTCTTTTCAACAAATGTATTCACatttctgacacttgctggcccGTGCCACACACTGGCATTACATTGCAACTTTTACCCTTTCTATACCCCGCCTTCTCAAAACTCCACCACTTCCGTTATGAATGACTGTCACGAGACCCTGCCGGGAAAGAAGCACGAGGCAACAAACGAGAGTGTCAGCCGCTctcaaaatctaaaaaaaacaacaaaaaatggaataaaaacaaaacaaaaaacaatatctgAAGATCCATTTGGATAGCTGAGTCTGGGATTTCCCCGCCTCCCTCAATTAGACTTGGACAATGCCAAACAATTAATAACGGTGCGCACACAATCCAATCTGACTGCATGATGTTGTAATGAAGCCGCTGGGGAACGGAAAGAGTGGAGAAATTACCCATTGGACCACATGAGATAAGGCCTGTTAAATCTGTGCACCGCTAAGAGGCTGCTGCTTTCAGCTTATGACTGAGAGTTTTTTTCATGCTCACACACTCCCCTCATTTGTTCGAGTTTCACTGACGGCTTGCTCTCTGGACGTCTGTTTTCCCTCAAGAGGACACCACCTGGTGACGTCACCAGCGCAAATGACCTATGGCCAACTTGCACATAACATGACAAGCGCTCGTGTGTGCCGAGCTGCGGTGAGAGCGCGCGTACAGGGGAGGGAGGGCGCGCAGAGGGAGAGAGCATCAGTGCTGCGCGGCGGAGCACCGCGGTCACACAGAGCTGTCTGAGCCCGCAAAGAGGACGCACTCCCCACTGCGCTCCTGTGAGGGACAAATCCACTCGTCTCCTGAACACTGGCACGCGTCGCACCCACGGACGCTCGCACAAACACAGTCAAGGACAAGTGAGCGAAGTGCGATTCCCTTGGGAAGATTTCGGGGCGCTACTTCATGTAGGATTCAGGGAATTTGCACAAGTCGTGGCATTTGTTTGGAAACTAAACAAGCAAGGCACTCTGTTGGATAGAGACTAATTCACAAAGATGAGACACCGAGGGGTTGTTCGACAACGTTCAGTTCTTTTGTGGTCTTCAGGTGGGACAAAGTCCGGTAAGCTGCAGCAGTCTCACCCACAGGGCGATACGTGTCTCTCGGTCACCTTCTGAAATAATGTCTTTTGGGGACGTGCGCGGCGCGCCAGCGTGCGTGTGAGTGACTGCCCGACGGAAAAAGAGAGACTGGATATAAACAGAAGCCAGGGTTTTAGGCAGCGGCAGCCAGGCACCCAGCGCAGGCATCTTCACTCTCTCCTTGCTCCTCAGATCCATGCAGGATGCCCGGGGAGCGCCGGGGAGTGCTGGTCCAGCTCAGCCCGAGTTCATGACGCTCTGGGCGGCTTCGTCATGCGTTTCTTGCTCGAGCCCAGTGCTCAGTCCCTCCGGCTCCTCTTTCTCTTCATCTTCGTGATGGGGGTGGCCCCATCTCCGGCACTCACTGCCGGCTGCCCCGACAGATGCGTGTGCGACGACCAGCTGGTGGTCCAGTGCGCCGGGCAGGATCTCACCCTGTTCCCCAGTGACCTGCCCCTGGCGACCCGGCAGCTTATCATCTCGAACAACCGCATCGGGGACCTGCCGGCGCTGCAGCTCAACTACCTGTCCGATCTGGTCTATCTGGATTGTAGCAACAACTCTCTGGCAGAAATCTCTGAGTCCACTTTCGGGAACTTGCGGAAACTCGCCTATCTGGACTTGTCTTTTAACAACTTGCTCCAGATCGAGGACCGGACTTTCGGGCCTCTGGCGTCTCTGGTAATGCTCCGGCTGACTGATAACCCGAGTTTGGTTGAGATCCACCCGGACGCCTTCGCTGAGAACATGGCTCTGCAGGTGTTGGACGTGAGCCGGAACAACCTGACGGCCCTCAACATCAGCAGCCTGATCGCCCTGCCTGCTCTGCGCTCTCTGGGCCTCAGCGGCAACCCCTGGAGATGT contains:
- the lrrc52 gene encoding leucine-rich repeat-containing protein 52 codes for the protein MRFLLEPSAQSLRLLFLFIFVMGVAPSPALTAGCPDRCVCDDQLVVQCAGQDLTLFPSDLPLATRQLIISNNRIGDLPALQLNYLSDLVYLDCSNNSLAEISESTFGNLRKLAYLDLSFNNLLQIEDRTFGPLASLVMLRLTDNPSLVEIHPDAFAENMALQVLDVSRNNLTALNISSLIALPALRSLGLSGNPWRCDCDTEDLCLWVQIEGFKFQDEGQTICHNPPELAGQRLAEVGMQLRTDCHQGLGYWDYLFFIAIGFIIFSAGTVSAWVMGVLMVLYERYTKRKSEELDSDDEDERRAMGGCGGGGGGGGGGNQGNGDLTKTGMQV